Below is a genomic region from Fischerella sp. PCC 9605.
TACCCAAAAAACTATGCTGGAAAAAACAATTGCAGTATATAAGGAAGTTTTACCATAAATAATTTATGTAGAGATGAACTAAGTTTGGTACACTAGCAAATTTTTGAGTCTTTAAAAAAGCACTTTCAAATCACATAAGGAACTGTAGGACTGTATAAATGATCAGCAATAAGGAAGTCTATAGGGATATAGAATTTGATTACTGGGCACATTCGGAAAATTTGTCACCCCAAGAAAAATTTTTGATCGAAACATATTTAGATAAAAATGGCAAAACTCTTGAAGCCGGGACAGCAGGAGGTAGAATCCTCTTCGGAATGCAAAACTTAGGTTTTACTTCACTTTATGGCTTTGATTACGTAGCTGAATTCATTGAGGAAGCAAGAAAAAAAGACACTACAGGTAGTATCTGCTTTTCTGTTGAAGATGCAACTGCATTAAACTATAAAGACTGTGAATTTGATCAATTAGTTTATCTTGAGCAAATAATATCTTCTATTGAGGATGAAATAGGAAGATTGAATGCTTTTAAGGAAGCTTACCGTATTCTTAGGAAAGGTGGTACAGCAATTTTTTCATTTCTAAATTTTCATGATAGAGTTAAAAATCCTTTTTACAACCTCTATTTAAGATATATAAAACTTTTAAGAATTATTTATAAATCTCAACAAACAATTCAATATATTCCCAGATTAAAGCTGTGTGGTAAACCTAATTTAAACGCACTTCTTGATCAACAACCTTATATGTATTGGTATAAGGTTGAAGAAATATACAAACTTGCGACAGAAGTTAATTTTGAAATAGTTGCACTTGGTTCAGGTTTTGAGGTTAATCAAGAAATTCTACATGTTTCATTAGGAACTTTAAATCAGGATATGCTTCAAGGAATGCTATATTTAGTATGTAAAAAATGATTCAAATTAGCATTTAAAAAATTAGCAGTTTGGATAATAAAACCACAGATAATCATAACAATGGAAAAGCGTATTCTTCTATCAACACCCCACATGGGTGAGCAAGAGTTAGAATTTGTCAAAGAAGCATTTGACACGAACTGGATTGCCCCCGTTGGTCCTCACATAGAAGCATTCGAGCAAGAATTTTGTCAGGTCACTGGTGCTGGCTATGCTGCTGCTGTCAGTTCTGGTACTGCGGCTATCCATTTGGCTTTGCAATTAATTGGGGTTGAGCCTGGGGATGAGGTTCTTTGTTCTACTCTGACGTTTGTTGCTACTGCTAACCCCATTATTTATCTTGGGGCGAAACCAGTCTTTATTGATAGCGATCGCACTTCTTGGAATATGAATCCTGACTTGTTGCAGGAAATGCTAGAGTACCGCGCCCACATTGGCAAATTACCCAAAGCAGTTTTGCTCGTGCATCTGTACGGTCAAAGTGCAGATATCGACCCGATTTTGAAAGCTTGCAATCAGTATGACATCCCCTTAATTGAAGATGCCGCCGAGGCTTTAGGTGCTACCTACAAAGGACGTTCTCCTGGAACTTTCGGGCGGATTGGCATTTACTCTTTCAACGGCAATAAAATCATCACCACCTCTGGTGGCGGAATGTTAGTTTCCGACAACGCAGATTTAGTAGCAAAAGCTCGTTTCTTAGCAACGCAAGCACGCGATCCCGCTCCCCACTACCAACACTCGGAAATTGGCTATAACTATCGTCTCAGTAACGTTTTAGCTGGTATTGGTCGCGGTCAATTGCGGGTTTTGAGTGAGCGAGTAGCAGCAAGACGACGCAACTTTGAAGTGTATCAGCAGGCTTTAGGAAATCTGCCAGGATTGGAATTTATGCCAGAAGCAAGTTTTGGACGTGCGACTCGCTGGTTAACGTGTCTAACCATAGATCCACAGACTTTTGGCGCAAATCGAGAACAAGTCCGTTTAGCACTAGCCGAACAGCAAATAGAAGCTCGTCCTGTGTGGAAGCCTTTGCACCTCCAGCCTGTGTTTGCTGAATGTGAGTATTTTGGCGGTACAGTCGCGGAAGATTTATTTGCACGCGGTCTTTGCCTACCCTCTGGCTCTAATCTGACAAATGAAGATTTGCAGCGAGTGATTAGTGCGATCGCAGCAGTTCACAAAAACACTATTCCAACTCAAACGTCACTGTGTATTTAAAATACTTAAATCACAGCTATTACTCATCAATTCTGCTTTTTTCTAATAGTAATTGCAACTGAAAAATATAAAATTTATTTTATGGAAACCTTTGAATCTTCTATAAAAATTGATCGATATTGGCTGAGCGTCAAACAGCGTTGGCTACCAGCCTTAGCTGTATTTTTAACTGTTTTTGGCACGATTGTCCTAGTTGCATCGTTGAAAAAACCTACTTATGTCGCTGAAGGAGCAATCCGATTACAAAAGAAAAATACAACTTCTTCTGTCACAGGTTTAGGAAAAGAAATAGGAAATTTGGAGCCATTAACACAAACCGGTAATCCTCTGATTACAGAAGCAGAGGTTATACGTTCTACTAGTGTCGTACAGACAACTATAAAAAGACTCCAACTGAAAGATAAAAAAGGTAAACTCCTCAAACCCAAAGAGTTTCTAAAACGGTTTACTGCAACTCATGTTAAGGAAAGCGATATTCTCGCTGTTTCTTACAAAGATACAAACCCTAAAACAGCAGCAGAAGTTGTGAATACACTGATGGCTGTCTATTTAGAACGTAATATATCTTTCAACCGAGCTGAAGCAGCAGCTGTCCGGAAATTTATAGAAAAGCAACTGCCAAAAGCGGAAGTAGTTGTCCGTGAAGCAGAAGCCGAACTCGCGCAATTTAAAGAAAATAACAAAGTAGTTTCCTTACAGGAAGAAGCTATTAGAGCAGTGGAAGTGATCGGCGATTTGCAAACGCAAATGAGTGAGGCTCTATCTAAAGCTGCTGATGTCGAAGTACAGTCTAGAGAGATCCGCAACCAATTGGGGATGGGTTCCCAGCAGGCGGTAATTATGACTTCCCTTAGCCAGAATTCAGGGGTGCAAGATATTATCAAAGAAATCCAACAGCTTGAATCACAACTGGCAACTAGGCGCACTGTTTTACAAGACAATCATCCGGAAATCATCGGTTTAGAAGATAAATTAAGCTCGTTAAAAGGAATACTGCAACAAAGAATAAAACAAGTTGCAGGAACGACTCAACTAAAGCCAAATAAAAACTTTCAGCTAGGACAATTGCAACAGCAACTCTCCGCCAAGCTTGTGGACTTAGAATCAGCTCGTCTGGGTTTTACAAGTCAAGCTGCTGCTTTATCTAAATTACAAGCTGAGTATAAGCAACGCCTGAACAGTCTGCCGAGATTAGAGCAACAACAGCGCCAGTTAGAACGTAGAGTGCAAGCCGCGCAATCTACCTACTCACTTCTGCTACAAAAGCTACAAGAAAGCCGCATAGCTGAAAATCAAAATGTAGGTAACGCCAGCATGATGTCCGAAGCCATAGTTCCTGAAGAACCTATTTCTTCTGCCATGCTTTCGTACCTAGCCGCAGGCTTACTGGCTACTCTGGCAACTTTGGTGACTATTTATCTACTAGAAGCAAGAGATAAATCAATTAGGACTGTAGATGAGGCAAAAGAATTATTGGGACTGACTGTATTAGGACTTATTCCTTCCTCCAGCAAGGCGAAAATATCGATTCGCGCCAAAGAAGAATCGGAGTCTTATAGCCAAAGACTTGTGATGCGAGATTTTCCTCGCTCACCCATCAGTGAATCTTACCGGATGCTGCGGGCAAATTTAAAATTCATGAGTGCCGATAAAGAGTTAAAAGTTATCGTTGTCACTAGTTCCGTACCCAAAGAAGGTAAGTCAACAGTAGCTGCCAATTTAGCTATTGCAATGGCTCAGATGGAGCACAAAGTCTTATTAGTAGATGGAGATTTGCACCGTCCAGTTCAACACAAAATTTGGGAACTGAATAATACTCAGGGTTTGAGTAATGTAATTGTCGGACAGGTAGAAGTCGGGACAGCAATCAACAACGTGATGAATAATTTAGATGTTCTGACTGCTGGTGTAGTACCTCCGTCTCCAGCATCTCTCCTTGACTCCAGAAAAATGGCTGGATTAATTGAAAGTTTTGCTGCTAATTACGACTTCGTCATTATTGATGCTCCCTCATTAACACTTGCTGCTGATGCTGCAACTTTAGGCCAAATGGCTGACGGTGTTTTGTTGGTAGTTCGACCGGGGGTAGTGGATTCTGTTAATGCTGCTATTGCTATAGAACTTTTGGAAAAATCTGGCCAGAATGTCCTAGGACAGGTAGTAAATGGAGTTATTCCCAATAATGAACACCACAGCTACTACTTTTTCCAGGAATACAATTTGCAAGAAGGTGCTAGGGCGACAGTTTAATAAGGCTCAACAGTAAGCTAAGAGGTGTGTTGTAGTGCGATCGCAACCCAAGGTCAATGCTGGAGATAATTTTAATGCTTGCATTGTGCGTGTAATTTGAGAGCGATCGCACTCTGTCACCAAAAAAGGGCGTTGCTGAATAATGGGATGATTGAGGCTGACGCGGGGACACGGGGACACGGTGATTATCGTTGGTGCAAATTCCAAAATCATCCCGCAATTATGCAACGCCCACTAATGATTTAGTCTACTACTAAGCAACGCAGATTTAGAAGTTGCAGGCTATCATAATAAGTTCGGCGTTGCTGATTTGAAGTATGAATTTGATTTTGTCATGCTGAGTGTAGCGCAGCGAAACGAAGCATCTGTCAAGATTCTTCGCTCCACAAAGTTCCGCACCCTGCACCGTAGGGCGCAGCCCTTCTCGTAGAGTAGCCGCACCAAGCGTCTACAGAATGACAATTCATATCTTGATTCAGCAACGCCATAAGTTCTATATGCCGCTGAGTTATTATCTTTAAAAGAATCACCCGCAATCAAATCTAGTTTGTAGTGAGGTTAAAGTTGATAGCAAATGAGAGTGATGCGATAAACTTTACACTACGAACAGCACGTCTTGGCGATCGCGCCCAAATCGAGCAACTCATTATTGATTCAGCACGTGGTTTAAGTCGCGAAGATTATACTAACGAGCAGATTGAAGCGGCTATTACAGCAGTGTTTGGTGTTGATACCGATCTCATTTATGATGGGACGTACTTTGTTGCTGAACATGCCGGAACACTGATTGGATGTGGAGGATGGAGCAAGCGAAAAACGCTATTCGGTAGCGATCGCTATGCACAGCGCGAAACTGGTATGCTCGATCCACGCCAAGAGCCAGCAAAGATTCGTGCTTTCTTCGTGCATCCAAACTGGGCACGCCGGGTGGTAGGCCGGGCATTACTGCACATATGCGAAGCCGAGGCTAAAGCAAACGGCTTTCACACACTCGAACTGATGGCAACACTTCCAGGTGTCAAACTATATCGCACACTTGGGTACATTGGCAGCGATCGCGTTGTATATAAGATTAGCGATGGCATCGACATTGAATTTATTCCCATGCGAAAGACCTTGATGTGATGCCATGTCTCACCGCTTCAGTTGGCGATCGCCATTAGTTAACTTTGTTTGTGCCAACCTAACTACAATGCTGATATCAATTCATACAACATTGTATTGACGATTTATCATTGACAGATTATGCAAAAACTGAAAAACTCTAGGATAGTAAAAAAAATATTAAATTTTTAGCTCAATAGCCGTCCGGGGAGGTGAGTCGTAAAAATAAGTGAGAACAATTTAGCTAAAAGCAATTCAGCGGTCTGAAGTTTACGACTTTGAAAGTCTTCCTCAACAGGCGTTTCAAAAGGTTTTCTTCTAAATACATTCCCGTAATCCCCATAGAGCCAAAATGTTTTCATAAGAAAGCATATTTTGTGATGCTTTTACCTTCACGGTTGTTGATATACCTCTGTCCAGTAGGCAAACCCCCTGGCAAGTGAAACAAACGTGAAGCTAGTGTGAAACGAACTTAGCACATCTGAGCTAAAAGAGAATCTGCGATAACGAAGAGAATAGAGGACAATCAACTCGAAGATTTCCAATCGCCGGGTATTTTTTCCTGCATTGAGATGCTCTCCATCCTATGCCTTGCTTCAGTGTGGGAATTAAGTGGCAATAAAGTTTATCTTTATCCAAAACTAAAAAAATGAGGATATTATTTAGGCATTCTTGGTGGGATAGCCTTCCTTTTGCTATCACGATTTTTCAGCTAGTACTAAATATTTGGTTGGCAGCAACTTGGGAATCACGTACTTTTTTTGATAACCTCTTATTTTATCCATTCTGTCTGTTTCTTTTTTGGTACAATGCTCTAGTTCCTACCCATAACTTTGTTCATACTCCTTGGTTTAAATCTAAGTTTCTCAACAATATCTATGCGATAATAAACTCAGCTAACTTGGTTACACCAGTGGCTCATTATCGTTATATACATTTCAATCATCATCAGTATGGCAACGATAGGCAAAATGCAGACGGTCAAACTCAAGATCGTTCTTCTACATTTGCCTATGGGAAAAATGGTAGATGTGAAAATGTAATAACTTATTGCGCCTTGGCAATTTTTCGTGATGATATGACTGAGTCATTTCGTCAGGCAAAAAAATACAATGAAAGCTTGCAATTACATTTGGAATTTGCTGCTATTATCTTAGCAATTATTGGATATTTGCTGCTTTCGTGGAAGTTTCTTTTATTCTTTTTTATTCCTATATTCTATTTAGGTTGGTTCATCGCATATTTAACTAATTATTATGAACACTTTGGTGCGACACCTGAAAATCGATATGCAAATTCAACTAGCTATTATGGTCATGTCTACAATCTGCTTTTCTGCAATGAAGGTTATCATCAAGAACATCACTTGCGTCCTGAGGTGCATTGGAGCCAGAGACCAAAAATCTATCAAAATCTATGTGAGAAGTTAGATAGCGTTGATAGAGTAGTGTTGAAATTTCCACCTTCTCTGGGCTTTATGCATCACAGAGGAAATACTGACACTTCAGTTAAGCAAACTTTGCCGTACTGATACCAGTTGTCTGAGAAGTTGATTCCCACTATCGCGAGTTATCTAACTCAAGTTTTACAAAAAATTTGACGTAATTTTATAACGATATCGACCATAGGTGCAATAATTTTATTATTGCATGAATTCGATATTATTCTATCAACTTTAGATGTGAAACAATAGATGTTTTCGTCGTAGCACACTTGTACAAAGTTTCGATTACTTATTATATGGAGATTGTCCACTGTTTGCAATCTCAACAATAAGATTCAAAACAATCTATCTAGGGCTAAAAAGGATAGCTTAGCATCACCAACTTATGGCGTGGATACATATTCTGATTGCAGGTCTTCTGGAAACAACGTGGGCAGTCACATTGAAGTGGAGCAACGGATTGACGAATTTCCTACCAACCGCAGCCACAACTTTTGTCACACTTCTTAGTTTCTTCTTTTTATCGCAGGCACTCAAAACAATCTCCGTTGGAACTACCTATGCGGTGCTGGCTGGCATTGGAGCTACTGGTACTGTGATTGCAGATATAGTTCTGTTTGGTGAGACTTATGGAACAGTTCGTTCTGTTTGCGTTGCTTTGATTGTTATTGGTGTGATGGGTTTGAAGATACTTTAAATTCCTGTGACTAGGCGACACGAATAAAGTTAACTCGTGAGGGTCGTCATTTGTCATTTGTCATACCCTGCGGGAAGCCGAGTAAAGCGCGTCTACGTCAATGGTAATAGTTTCAGCTATTTTTAGATTCCTTAAACTATAGCTGTTTTTATTCCCACCTACGTACTTAATAAGAACCATTCATATACCCCAAATTCAAAATAGGAAAGATTCAGTTGATGTTTCAAGCTTACCAGACCTCGACAATTGGACTTGTTGAATTACCTAACCTGCAACTATCAGTAGTTAATAAAGTAGTTAATAGCCACAACGAATGGGATCTTCTGCAAGAAGTCATCGTAGGTCGTGTTGAGGGTGCGGCTGTACCCCAATTTGAAGCCAGTGTTAAGGTTGATGCGCCTCCAAAGTATTGGAACTTTTTTCAACAATTAGGTGGTCGTGCGTTTAGCAAAGATTTGGTGGAAGCCGCTGCTCAAGAACTAAACGAGTTCTGTCATGTCCTAGAGATGGAAGGCGTGACTGTACGGCGACCCGATATCGTTGACTTTTCTCGCACCTATGCAACACCTGATTTTGAGGCTTCTGGTATGTATGCAGCCATGCCACGCGACATACTGATTGTCGTTGGTAATGAAGTCATTGAAGCACCAATGGCATGGCGATCGCGGTTTTTTGAATACCGTGCCTATCGTTCCTTGATGAAGGAATATCTGCAACGAGGAGCGAAGTGGACAACAGCGCCGAAGCCTCTCATGTCAGATGAACTCTATGATTTTGACTTTGCTGCCAAATCCCCAGAAGAACAGGAAGCATTGGTTAGGCAAGGGCGCTATGTTACAACAGAGTTTGAACCCTGCTTTGATGCAGCCGATATTGTCCGCTTTGGACGCGATCTTTTTGTGCAGCGCAGTCACGTTACCAATCGGATCGGAATTACCTGGCTCAGACGGCATCTAGGAGAGCAGTATCGGGTTCACGAGATTAAGTTCCAGGATCTTAATCCCATGCACATTGATGCATCGCTGGTACCACTCAAACCGGGACTAGCTCTGATTAACCCCGATCGCCCTCCTGTACAAAGCGAATTATTTAAGCAAGCAGGCTGGGATTTAGTAGAAGCAGCATTACCCACGACTCCCGACTACTGGAAGCTACCCATTGCCAGTAAGTGGATTAGCATGAATCTTCTCAGTCTAGATACAGAACGCGTAATTGTGGAACGGCAGGAAGAACCCACTCAGAAACTCTTGAAAGATTTAGGCTTTAAAGTCATTCCTGTGAATTTCCGCAACTTTTACACCTTTGGCGGGTCTTTCCACTGCGCTACCTGTGATATTCGTCGCGCTGGACAACTTGAAGAGTATGGATTTTCTCACCCCCTAGATATGGATGAACTCAATGAAACCGAAGATTGAAACGATGATACGGCTAGACCTAAATGAAAACCCATATCCCTTACCTGCTTGTGTCAAGGAAGCTATCTATTCTGCTGTAGATGACTGTAGTCGGTATCCTTTCGGGTTGGAAGATGGGGTCATTCAAAAAATTGCTAGCAAGTTCTCTGTTGCTGACTCAACCATTCTATTAACCCAAGGAATTGATGAGGCGATCGATCGAGTGATACAACAGTTTTGTGAAATGCGCTTCGTTATTTTCAATCCAACCTTTGATGCTTATATATGGCGCGTTAAAGTCAATCATCAAGACCATTGCCTGATGAGTTTAGATGATAGCTTCAGAATAAACGAGTCATCAATTAACTGTATCACCCCCAACGATTTCGTGATTTTAGCTAACCCTAATAATCCTACCGGGCATATCTTCGACGATCGTGTTATTCAAAAAGTTATGCAAAGATGTGGGAAGCTCTTGATTGATGAAGCTTATATTGATTTTTCAGATCGTGAAAGTTGGGTAAGTAGACGACTAGAAAATATGTTCGTCTTTCGCTCATTTTCCAAAGCATTTGGGTTGGCTGGTTTACGTCTTGGTTTCGTAGTGGGAGATGCAAATGCAGTTAGTGAAATGAGGGCGAGACAGTGGTGCTGTAATATTAGCTCCATGTCTATTGAAGTACTGAATCAGGCATTAGAAGACGATTATTACAAAATCAATGCTGCAAAAGTTATTCAAGAGCGAGAAAGAATGGTTGCAGCGATCGCAGAGTTAGGGTTTGATGTTGTACCTACCCACACTAACTTTTTTCTTATCAAAGATGACTCAAATCAATTAATGCGGTACCTGCAAAACAAGCAACTACGTGTCAAAGATGCTGCCTTGTTTGGTATGTATGGCTACTTGAGAATTAGTTTGGGAGATCCTGAGATTAATAATCAATTGTTGGCAGCTTTAAAGGAGTTTAAATTGTCTCATGTCTAGTAATGTAGTTAGTAATGAATTTCTGACAGGCTTGGAAAAGTCCCTAGGCTATATCAGAGGCTTTGCGGCTAGCCAAGTGATTTATAGTTTTCTACAGGAAGGTATTTTTTCTCTGTTGGAAGATGGATTAGATATAAATGCGATCGCCCAAAAAAAGGGATTCGCTCCTAATCTCTTAAGAACTGTATTTGAATACTTAGCAGTGGAGGGAATTTTAGAGAAAAGCACCTCTGAAAATGGTCAAGTTAATTTTCAGATTTCTAACTACGGTAAAAATATCAGCACTTACTATCAAGGATGGTTCAATTTATTGATAGGTGGTTATTCCCCCATATTTGCTAACATCCCCAACATTATGAGCCAGGGGACGAACTACATATCAAGAAATGGTAAATGGGTGGGAGTTGGTGCGTGTCAAATTTCTCAAAATGATGTCTTCCCTTTGGCAAATAAAATGATGGAAGAAATCAAACCCAATGTCAAAACAATCGTTGATTACGGTTGTGGTAGCGCCTTGGGACTGTGCGAGTTTTGCAACCAAAACCCAAATATTAAAGCAATTGGAGTTGAGCCTGATGAAGGAGCATATCAAGCGGGACTCAATTTGGTGGCAGCTAAAAATTTGCAAGAGCGGATAACTTTGGTTAATAGTGCTGCCCTTGACCATGAAATTAATGAAGTTCCTGACTTTATTTTATTTTGGTTTGTCCTGCAAGAAATATATGGTCAGAATGGAGAAGCAGCTTTGATTGAGTTTATCAAAAATATTGGCGTTAATTTTCCTGATAGTTATCTTCATGTGATTGAAGTCGATTACGCAATTGACAATGAAGAAGTGATGAAATCTCCTCTCGGGTTAGGGTTTTATAATCCCTACTTTCTCCTGCATCCATTTACCGATCAAAAGCTAGTTTCAGATCAAAAATGGACTGAAATTTTTACCAAATCTGGTTTTGAGATTATCAAAAAAGAAGCTGTCGATCCAAAAGTAGATCCTACAGGTTTAGTAATTGGCTATGTATTAAAATATGCTGAATCTGGAGTATAGTTTTGCGTAAAATCGTAGTTTTTTTAAACGCAGAGGGGAGGCAGCGCGTTGCGGGGGTTCCCGAGCCACTGCGTTGCGCGGGTTCCCCGCGTTGTAGCACGTGGCGTCCCGTTGTAGCGACTGCCGTCGCGCAGAGGAACCGCAGAGGAGCGCAGAGTATTTATAAATTTAATTCGTTGAACATAAAAGATGGTTAATTTTTAGCAAAATTATGATTACATCTCCCTTATGCTCGGTTGAGGAATCTATTGATACTCTCCTGAATGATTTTCTAGAACAGATGACTCAACAGGTAGAATTCAATGCTGGTTACTCGGAAAACCTCGCTTTTGACTACAGCCGTCTGTGGCATTTTCTGCGATACAACATTAATAACGCAGGCGATCCTTTCATTTATGACAAGTTTGTTAAGAGTCATGCCAAAGAGTTTGAACAGAAAAGTCTGCAATGGTTTGCTCAACTTTATGAACTACAAAACCATTGGGGATATGTCACGACTGGCGGGAGTGAAGGGAATATCTATGGTCTATTTTTAGGGCGAGAAAGGTATCCAGATAGTGTTTTTTACGCCTCTAAGGATAGCCATTACTCTATTGTTAAAGCAGCTCGTTTACTAAGAATTCCTTACACTCCGATTGATTCTCAATTGAATGGCGAAATCGATTATGATCAGCTAGAAAGGGAACTATCAGCACATAGGCATCAAAGTGCTATCCTCAACCTGAATTTGGGAACCACAATGAAGGGAGCGATCGACAGGATTGAGCGAGTCGTTGATATTTTAAAACGAGTTAACATCACTCAGTTTCATCTCCACTGTGATGCTGCACTAGGAGGAATGTTACTTCCGTTCATTGATAGCGCGCCAAAAATCAGCTTTCAAGATTATCCAATTGGCAGTATTGCGGTGAGCGGACATAAGTTCATTGGCTCTCC
It encodes:
- a CDS encoding DegT/DnrJ/EryC1/StrS family aminotransferase, coding for MEKRILLSTPHMGEQELEFVKEAFDTNWIAPVGPHIEAFEQEFCQVTGAGYAAAVSSGTAAIHLALQLIGVEPGDEVLCSTLTFVATANPIIYLGAKPVFIDSDRTSWNMNPDLLQEMLEYRAHIGKLPKAVLLVHLYGQSADIDPILKACNQYDIPLIEDAAEALGATYKGRSPGTFGRIGIYSFNGNKIITTSGGGMLVSDNADLVAKARFLATQARDPAPHYQHSEIGYNYRLSNVLAGIGRGQLRVLSERVAARRRNFEVYQQALGNLPGLEFMPEASFGRATRWLTCLTIDPQTFGANREQVRLALAEQQIEARPVWKPLHLQPVFAECEYFGGTVAEDLFARGLCLPSGSNLTNEDLQRVISAIAAVHKNTIPTQTSLCI
- a CDS encoding class I SAM-dependent methyltransferase, which gives rise to MISNKEVYRDIEFDYWAHSENLSPQEKFLIETYLDKNGKTLEAGTAGGRILFGMQNLGFTSLYGFDYVAEFIEEARKKDTTGSICFSVEDATALNYKDCEFDQLVYLEQIISSIEDEIGRLNAFKEAYRILRKGGTAIFSFLNFHDRVKNPFYNLYLRYIKLLRIIYKSQQTIQYIPRLKLCGKPNLNALLDQQPYMYWYKVEEIYKLATEVNFEIVALGSGFEVNQEILHVSLGTLNQDMLQGMLYLVCKK
- a CDS encoding fatty acid desaturase family protein is translated as MRILFRHSWWDSLPFAITIFQLVLNIWLAATWESRTFFDNLLFYPFCLFLFWYNALVPTHNFVHTPWFKSKFLNNIYAIINSANLVTPVAHYRYIHFNHHQYGNDRQNADGQTQDRSSTFAYGKNGRCENVITYCALAIFRDDMTESFRQAKKYNESLQLHLEFAAIILAIIGYLLLSWKFLLFFFIPIFYLGWFIAYLTNYYEHFGATPENRYANSTSYYGHVYNLLFCNEGYHQEHHLRPEVHWSQRPKIYQNLCEKLDSVDRVVLKFPPSLGFMHHRGNTDTSVKQTLPY
- a CDS encoding DMT family transporter; the encoded protein is MAWIHILIAGLLETTWAVTLKWSNGLTNFLPTAATTFVTLLSFFFLSQALKTISVGTTYAVLAGIGATGTVIADIVLFGETYGTVRSVCVALIVIGVMGLKIL
- a CDS encoding class I SAM-dependent methyltransferase; its protein translation is MSSNVVSNEFLTGLEKSLGYIRGFAASQVIYSFLQEGIFSLLEDGLDINAIAQKKGFAPNLLRTVFEYLAVEGILEKSTSENGQVNFQISNYGKNISTYYQGWFNLLIGGYSPIFANIPNIMSQGTNYISRNGKWVGVGACQISQNDVFPLANKMMEEIKPNVKTIVDYGCGSALGLCEFCNQNPNIKAIGVEPDEGAYQAGLNLVAAKNLQERITLVNSAALDHEINEVPDFILFWFVLQEIYGQNGEAALIEFIKNIGVNFPDSYLHVIEVDYAIDNEEVMKSPLGLGFYNPYFLLHPFTDQKLVSDQKWTEIFTKSGFEIIKKEAVDPKVDPTGLVIGYVLKYAESGV
- a CDS encoding pyridoxal phosphate-dependent aminotransferase codes for the protein MKPKIETMIRLDLNENPYPLPACVKEAIYSAVDDCSRYPFGLEDGVIQKIASKFSVADSTILLTQGIDEAIDRVIQQFCEMRFVIFNPTFDAYIWRVKVNHQDHCLMSLDDSFRINESSINCITPNDFVILANPNNPTGHIFDDRVIQKVMQRCGKLLIDEAYIDFSDRESWVSRRLENMFVFRSFSKAFGLAGLRLGFVVGDANAVSEMRARQWCCNISSMSIEVLNQALEDDYYKINAAKVIQERERMVAAIAELGFDVVPTHTNFFLIKDDSNQLMRYLQNKQLRVKDAALFGMYGYLRISLGDPEINNQLLAALKEFKLSHV
- a CDS encoding GNAT family N-acetyltransferase yields the protein MIANESDAINFTLRTARLGDRAQIEQLIIDSARGLSREDYTNEQIEAAITAVFGVDTDLIYDGTYFVAEHAGTLIGCGGWSKRKTLFGSDRYAQRETGMLDPRQEPAKIRAFFVHPNWARRVVGRALLHICEAEAKANGFHTLELMATLPGVKLYRTLGYIGSDRVVYKISDGIDIEFIPMRKTLM
- a CDS encoding GumC family protein, which codes for METFESSIKIDRYWLSVKQRWLPALAVFLTVFGTIVLVASLKKPTYVAEGAIRLQKKNTTSSVTGLGKEIGNLEPLTQTGNPLITEAEVIRSTSVVQTTIKRLQLKDKKGKLLKPKEFLKRFTATHVKESDILAVSYKDTNPKTAAEVVNTLMAVYLERNISFNRAEAAAVRKFIEKQLPKAEVVVREAEAELAQFKENNKVVSLQEEAIRAVEVIGDLQTQMSEALSKAADVEVQSREIRNQLGMGSQQAVIMTSLSQNSGVQDIIKEIQQLESQLATRRTVLQDNHPEIIGLEDKLSSLKGILQQRIKQVAGTTQLKPNKNFQLGQLQQQLSAKLVDLESARLGFTSQAAALSKLQAEYKQRLNSLPRLEQQQRQLERRVQAAQSTYSLLLQKLQESRIAENQNVGNASMMSEAIVPEEPISSAMLSYLAAGLLATLATLVTIYLLEARDKSIRTVDEAKELLGLTVLGLIPSSSKAKISIRAKEESESYSQRLVMRDFPRSPISESYRMLRANLKFMSADKELKVIVVTSSVPKEGKSTVAANLAIAMAQMEHKVLLVDGDLHRPVQHKIWELNNTQGLSNVIVGQVEVGTAINNVMNNLDVLTAGVVPPSPASLLDSRKMAGLIESFAANYDFVIIDAPSLTLAADAATLGQMADGVLLVVRPGVVDSVNAAIAIELLEKSGQNVLGQVVNGVIPNNEHHSYYFFQEYNLQEGARATV
- a CDS encoding histidine decarboxylase is translated as MITSPLCSVEESIDTLLNDFLEQMTQQVEFNAGYSENLAFDYSRLWHFLRYNINNAGDPFIYDKFVKSHAKEFEQKSLQWFAQLYELQNHWGYVTTGGSEGNIYGLFLGRERYPDSVFYASKDSHYSIVKAARLLRIPYTPIDSQLNGEIDYDQLERELSAHRHQSAILNLNLGTTMKGAIDRIERVVDILKRVNITQFHLHCDAALGGMLLPFIDSAPKISFQDYPIGSIAVSGHKFIGSPIHFGIVLTRREYVQKIGKRIEYLGTDDTTITGSRCGLNALFLWYAIATRGQKFAREVVTCLENAQYLRDRLQQIGYNPLLNDFSITVAFKKPPAKVCDKWQLAIEGNLAHVVVMQHISTQKINELIDDLLQAQA